A part of Solibacillus sp. FSL H8-0538 genomic DNA contains:
- the mraZ gene encoding division/cell wall cluster transcriptional repressor MraZ, whose amino-acid sequence MFMGEYQHSVDTKGRLIIPSKFREALSDSFVITRGLDNCLFGYPMDEWRKLEEKLKDLPMTKKDARSFARFFFSGATEVEIDKQGRINIPSTLIHHANLVKECVVLGVSSKIEIWAKDAWDQYFTESEQSFNEIAENMVGFDF is encoded by the coding sequence ATGTTCATGGGAGAATATCAACATTCCGTTGATACGAAAGGGCGACTGATTATACCTTCAAAGTTCCGCGAAGCACTTAGTGATTCATTTGTTATTACGCGGGGACTTGATAACTGTCTTTTTGGCTATCCTATGGATGAATGGCGAAAACTCGAGGAAAAACTAAAGGATTTACCGATGACGAAAAAAGATGCACGTTCGTTTGCACGATTTTTCTTTTCTGGAGCTACTGAAGTAGAAATAGACAAGCAAGGCCGGATTAATATTCCATCTACACTTATTCATCACGCTAATCTTGTAAAAGAGTGCGTCGTGCTAGGTGTATCCAGTAAAATTGAGATTTGGGCGAAGGATGCATGGGATCAGTACTTTACTGAATCGGAACAATCTTTTAATGAAATAGCAGAAAATATGGTAGGTTTTGATTTTTAG